In Sphingomonas psychrotolerans, the following proteins share a genomic window:
- a CDS encoding peptidylprolyl isomerase: MRFVAALAAAAAMLFALPATAQKGPPAKPEIETFKGVAADPKAAVATAVAADPENTWVLDLSTGGRVTIRLRPDVAPKMVEQIKTLTRRKFYDGTVFHRVIDGPENMAQGGDPTGTGTGESDLPDVVAEFNNLPHVRGAVSAARTKDPNSANSQFFIMFGPRLGFDHDYTVFGRVAEGMQWVDKIERGEPPANPTRIVHAYIAADKPPAYQAAPVAAPALPEGETKVTLPQ, translated from the coding sequence ATGCGTTTCGTTGCCGCCCTGGCCGCTGCTGCCGCCATGCTGTTTGCCTTGCCCGCCACCGCGCAAAAGGGTCCGCCCGCCAAGCCAGAGATCGAGACGTTCAAGGGCGTCGCCGCCGATCCCAAGGCCGCCGTCGCCACTGCGGTTGCCGCCGACCCCGAAAATACCTGGGTGCTCGATCTCTCCACCGGCGGCCGGGTCACCATCCGCCTGCGCCCCGATGTCGCACCCAAGATGGTCGAGCAGATCAAGACGCTCACCCGCCGCAAATTCTACGACGGCACGGTCTTCCACCGCGTGATCGACGGCCCCGAGAACATGGCGCAGGGCGGCGATCCGACCGGCACGGGCACCGGCGAATCCGACCTTCCCGACGTCGTCGCCGAGTTCAATAATCTCCCCCATGTCCGCGGCGCCGTCTCGGCCGCACGGACCAAAGATCCTAACAGCGCCAACAGCCAGTTCTTCATCATGTTCGGTCCGCGGCTCGGTTTCGATCATGACTATACCGTGTTCGGGCGTGTGGCCGAAGGTATGCAATGGGTGGACAAGATCGAGCGCGGCGAGCCCCCGGCGAACCCGACCCGGATCGTTCATGCCTATATCGCGGCGGACAAGCCGCCGGCCTATCAGGCGGCACCGGTCGCCGCCCCGGCGCTGCCGGAGGGCGAGACCAAGGTCACGCTGCCCCAGTAA
- a CDS encoding polyprenyl synthetase family protein, translated as MASVADASLALQAALRQVSTEIDRQFDLLLAIPDDPRQGLYRAMRHAAIGGGKRLRPLLVFGTAGLFGVNRNAIARVATALECIHVYSLIHDDLPAMDDDDMRRGKPTVHKAFDEATAILAGDCLHALAFEILADDATHPDPFVRVELVGALAHASGPSGMAGGQMMDLEAEKASFDLPTVTRLQAMKTGALISCAVESGAILGRVPPEGRTGLRGYARDVGLAFQIADDILDAEGDEALAGKKLRKDEAAGKETFLSLLGLDRAREQARLLVDQAITHLKPYGAEADLLRDIARYTLERDR; from the coding sequence GTGGCGAGCGTGGCCGATGCGTCTCTCGCGCTCCAGGCGGCCCTCCGCCAGGTCTCCACCGAGATCGACCGCCAGTTCGATCTGCTGCTCGCGATCCCCGACGATCCGCGCCAGGGGCTCTACCGCGCGATGCGCCACGCCGCGATCGGCGGCGGCAAAAGGCTGCGGCCTTTGCTCGTGTTCGGCACCGCAGGCCTGTTCGGGGTCAATCGCAATGCCATCGCGCGCGTCGCCACTGCGCTCGAATGCATCCATGTCTATTCGCTGATCCATGACGATCTGCCGGCAATGGACGATGACGACATGCGCCGCGGCAAGCCCACCGTGCACAAGGCCTTCGACGAGGCCACAGCGATCCTCGCCGGCGACTGCCTCCACGCGCTCGCCTTCGAGATCCTCGCCGACGATGCCACCCATCCCGATCCGTTCGTGCGAGTCGAACTGGTCGGCGCGCTCGCCCATGCCTCGGGGCCCTCGGGCATGGCCGGCGGACAGATGATGGACCTCGAGGCCGAGAAAGCCAGCTTCGACTTGCCCACCGTCACGCGGCTGCAGGCAATGAAGACCGGCGCGCTGATCAGTTGCGCGGTCGAATCGGGCGCGATCCTCGGCCGCGTACCGCCCGAGGGCCGCACCGGCCTGCGCGGCTATGCCCGCGATGTCGGCCTCGCTTTCCAGATCGCCGACGACATCCTCGATGCCGAGGGGGATGAGGCGCTTGCCGGCAAGAAGCTGCGCAAGGACGAGGCGGCGGGCAAGGAGACCTTCCTCAGCCTGCTCGGCCTCGACCGTGCCCGCGAACAGGCGCGGCTGCTCGTCGATCAGGCGATCACCCACCTCAAACCCTATGGCGCCGAAGCCGACCTGCTTCGCGATATCGCCCGATACACGCTCGAGAGGGACCGATGA
- the coaD gene encoding pantetheine-phosphate adenylyltransferase: MRTGVYPGTFDPITRGHMDIIRRGAKLVDRLVIGVTTNPSKSPMFSIDERMAMVLRETVGIEGDIEVVSFDSLLMDFAERAGASMIIRGLRAVADFEYEYQMAGMNQQLNDRIETVFLMADVSLQPIASRLVKEIALYGGAIRKFVSPAVEVDVARRVSEIGRKGS; encoded by the coding sequence ATCCGCACCGGCGTCTATCCCGGCACCTTCGACCCGATTACCCGCGGGCATATGGACATCATCCGTCGCGGCGCGAAGCTGGTCGATCGGCTGGTGATCGGAGTGACCACCAATCCGTCCAAGTCGCCGATGTTCAGCATCGACGAGCGCATGGCGATGGTGCTGCGCGAAACTGTCGGGATCGAAGGCGACATCGAAGTGGTCAGCTTCGATTCGCTGCTCATGGATTTCGCCGAGCGCGCCGGCGCCAGCATGATCATCCGCGGCCTCCGCGCGGTCGCCGACTTCGAATACGAATATCAGATGGCCGGCATGAACCAGCAGCTCAATGACCGCATCGAGACGGTCTTCCTGATGGCCGACGTCTCGCTTCAGCCGATCGCGTCGCGGCTGGTCAAGGAGATCGCGCTCTATGGCGGCGCGATTCGCAAGTTCGTGAGCCCTGCGGTCGAGGTCGACGTCGCCCGCCGCGTGTCCGAGATCGGCCGCAAGGGCAGCTGA
- a CDS encoding exodeoxyribonuclease VII small subunit translates to MADEAQIAELSFEEALKELERIVTRLESGDAQLQEAIDLYERGDQLRRQCAARLDAAQARIEAIRTDAQGRAVGTAPFAAG, encoded by the coding sequence ATGGCAGACGAAGCGCAAATCGCGGAGCTCTCGTTCGAGGAGGCCCTCAAGGAACTCGAACGGATCGTGACCCGGCTCGAGAGCGGCGACGCCCAGCTCCAGGAGGCGATCGACCTGTACGAGCGCGGCGATCAGCTTCGCCGCCAGTGCGCCGCGCGGCTCGACGCCGCGCAGGCGCGCATCGAGGCGATTCGCACCGACGCGCAGGGCCGTGCCGTGGGCACTGCCCCCTTCGCCGCCGGCTGA